aactgctaactacttaaaaatgcaaataccaaaacatctcaagGAGGTATTTACTcgagccagatttgatcagctcaagacaatggttagatacgggagatttaacagcatcccttataatgaaaggagttgtatctgcggggcacctgaaactgcggatatagcacacatattatttgattgcacattgtatcaaaaggtgagagacttccccTTGGTCCATATATAAAActgacaatgtattgggattctcacatcagaacaacatattttatgtgtggccaagacccaaaaatctatatatataaaatccgaaGTGGCGTCGTATGAGgaagcaaaactcaaaacccccccaacagaaattaaccaaaattcccatgcacaaacctcaacccactaggtacaaacaaacccaatcaaaatcaaaaaacaacacaacaccacactcacaaaacggcaaaacaactgagcatgcgcattggcacccagccgcaagttccctggcacgcgcaAATGGCCtggcggccaacgttccctccacGCAAGCCACACCCCCATCCTCACGCCGCGCTGCTTCCCGCCCTGTCCAAACCATCGCAACtcaccctccttcatcttaccctgctcacgccgccacacacacacacacactcacgccggtaagacacgccccctccctccctccctgtctcactctttccctcctcccacccttcGCCGGTAAGACATGCCCTCTCCCTTCGCTGCGGCGGGCCCAAGCACACTCacgccggtaagacacgcccccttcctttccccccaccccttccctccctgactcactcctcccagtcgcaaacacacacacacacacacacacacacacaacgctccttcactcctccccccgccgcccacacacaccttccgctacacacacacacattcacgccagtaagacatgcccccttccttccggcacacacacacacaccctcaccccccacccccacccccacccccccgcgcggcacacacacacacaggcttccTCCCAAcctgttgggaaagcagcagcaatggcagcagcaacggagcatccacgcaaggaagacggggagggggaggaggaaggtccacggtgcttgaatgaaggaccttccttctctccctcccttcccttctttcctccctttctttccttttcttccttccttcttcctttccttctttccctccttcccttccttcctgtccatccttcctttccttcttttcctccctccctccctttcctccttctttcccttgcttcatttccttccctccctcctttcttcccctccttccttccttctcctccttccctccctccccttttccttccttcctgtccctccttccttcttcctttccttcttttcctccctcctttccctttcttcatttcctttcccttcatttccatccctccatcctttcttcccctccttcctaacTCCTTCCTTagatctcctccctccctccccttttcctttcttcctgtccctccttccttcttcctttccttccctccctccctccctccttttcctcctttccctttcttcatttccttccccttcatttccttccctccctcctttcttcaccccctcctttctttccctccttccaccctcccttcctgtccctccttttccccttccttcccttctttccctccctcactttttccttccttcctgtccctccttccttcttcatttccttcttttcctccctccctttcctccttctttccctttcatttccttccaaccttatttccttccctccctcctttcttcatccccctccttccttccaccttccttctcctccctcccttcatgtccctccttttccccccttccttcccttctttcccccctccttttttccttccttcctgtccctccttcctttcctccttctttcccattcttcatttccttccccttcatttccttattaaatggaagggacagtcaagaagtaatgagatgagggaaaaagggaaggaagaaaggagagaagcagggaggaaagaaacaggtagagatggaagaaagatgagacatagggaaagaaaaagaagaaaggaaggaaagaaagaaggagagaaagagggagggaaggttggccacagcaacgcgtggcagggcacagctagtaacatataaaacagctctgtacttaagcaaaacaatacgtctgagaaccacatgtgtagggctgattggggtaaattgtaggggtgataatgaaatatgatgtatatactcagcttgataggtttatcagttttatcacgttttatcatatttatttactgtattgttataagtgtcgtATTTTAACTTATTAAGTGGAGTGTGATAAGGTCTTGACAGTCCTTGTTGTTctatttcttattgtgatatgacctaagggctaatcaataaaattactactgctgctgcttaaACATTTTAGACTGTTCTGTAATAAAAGTAAACTTTTAATTCTAATATGCTTATATTTGGTTACTGCAGAGAACAACAATGCCTTTAAATATAAACCAGAGGAGAATAACAGGGGCTGCTGTGGTTTGgaggatttaatctgaattattttaatactaatgatgttcAATACGGTTTTAATATTTCTATATTCATATTCAGACAGGGAAAAACTGTGCAGCTCAAATTCTTAATTTGACTGAGTTTATCAAGGCACgatatgagaaaggttgcattacGGGAACAGTTTTTGTGGACCTTACAGTGCAACATAGGAAATTGCTGTATAAAGTCTACCTTTATACGGAACAGTCCAGGACTATGATTTAACAAAAACTGTCTAGGACCTCCTAGAAAACTGCAGCTTCTATATAGTTTCAAGCCAGAAAaaatagatggaggaggcaaaataaTGGTCTATCTCAAGGCAACGTTCTTGCACCgatcttgtttaacatctttacaaATGATcaaccacaaccaccactcacaaggagatatatatacactgatggccttggcctaacaacacaagtaAAGGACTTCGAAACAGTCAAAAACTATCTTCcgaatgccttgaaagatctctccagctacttcaaaaataaccacctgaagcctaacccggccaagacacaagtgtgtgcttacTACCTAAGGAACCGTGAAtccaaaaagaaattgaaagttacctggtaaggccaagagcttgaacactcttcccaccctaaatatctcggtgtcgcCTGAGATTGaatactaacatttaggaaacactgtatgaacaccaagcacaaagtaactgcagacaataacatcctgcggaaacttactggcagcacatgggatgcagacccaaaattgataagaacatcagccttggccttgtcttactcaactgctgagtatgcttgccctgtttggcataagtttgttcacacaaagcaggtgaatatagcactaaatgaaaaatgtagaataatcacgggatgtcttaaacctacatctgctgatagactctataagttaGCTGGCAttgctgacaaggaaaaaaaataacactactaattttccttttatattcaatcccttttattgtttttcctctcctccccttccaaACCCTTCCGTAGCCTTCTCCACCTCCTGTGAACAATTTCTCTTGATTATCGCTTCCTCGCAGGACTGCTCTCCTCCTCCAGATTCCTTTGTTGACGCTGACCTTGCTTCAGGtatgttcattttatttatttatttatttatttatttaacttgtataccgctactcccaatttggctcagagcggtttacagaaatagattaaaacaatacaattagctttaaaacaaCCATAACAATGATAATAGGTAGCAAGGACAGACATAGCCTaggttgttcacccatcaaaagcttgccggaaaagaaaagttttacaggctttccgaaaagcagaTTAAGTCTTGAATGGTTCGAGTTTCCACCggaaaggcattccataaataaggggctacgatCAAGAtagctctatgcctagtagatgacaagtGATAGGCCCGGATGTGAGGTACTGggagcaaattttggtcttcagaccggagtaatctctggggttggtaggggataagcgggccctcaggtacgctggccccagaccatataaggccttaaaggttagtaccagcaccttgaaagtgatccggtactcaatcggtagccatgTTGGCAGGGCAGCAGTCAAATGCTTATTTTCTCAAGCTTTGAATCATGTCCTGACACAAAGCAAGAATGGGCAACATGGAAGTCCGTGAagagactcagaagcagagtgggcagatcaaaagacaacctggctaaatggcacggCCTAGGAGAACACTCCACTTTgtgtaactgtggagcagaacaaacaactccacattgtgtgcttgcccacaatgctctgccctatgcacagaggaagaactgcttaaagctacagacaattaGGTCACTGTTGccctttttggtctaaaattatttagcctctATTTTATCTgtgttatacttatttatttatgcaatgattttgacatgaaataaatttgtatatttgtgtattttaaattttatgctgatgtttttatgttaagctgctttgagtctcctgcaggagagataaataagggtattaataataataataataataataataataataataataataatgttattgagTTCATGTTTCACAGAAGCATTTGGCTGAACATCACAGGCTACATTAAATAGACATTTGGTCTGATCTAGTGCAGCCCATCTTATGGTCTTGACACAAATAATTCAGAAATATGCTAAATGTTCTGaaacagtaaaacaaaacaaGCGAAACCCAGAATGCTATATCAACAATACTGAATATGGAATTTCAGACACTTTTATCCTGCATCAAATTGGTCTGCCTTATTGCTTAATGATTGTTTTAAGAGCAAGGATGAGATGCTAACTCACAATAGAGAGCTTTTCATTTGTTGTATATCGAGAGAGGATATCACCCCGCTTGCTTGACCAAGGTTCAAAGTCGCTTCCCACACTTAAACTCTCTTCTTTGTCACATTTCTTTCTGGTGCTCTCCTACAAAAAAAAATTTCACATAAATGAGAAAACTGGGATCAGACAGAGAGAAAAAGGCATATTTTCAAAGGTCTTTTTAATGCATTATGAATATTTTAAGCCTCCTTGAAGGCTAAAAGTGCTTTTCAGGGCAACTCACAAAGTAAAAAGAAATCtaacaacaataatgaaaatTAGTAAAAAGTGGTGGCAAAAAACCCCTAATATCCtatctttttatataaaaagacTCCCCTACAATCCTGCAAATGACTGCATGCAAACCTATCAGCAATCTTGTATAAAGACAGAacttgaaaggaaagaaggagaaatgacTCAAGGGTTTTCCTGAAGGTTTGTAGTAGAACCAGTAAGTAATCCATTTATGAAAATTGGAGGACACAAGTTTTGTATTATGTCATCATCACCCCCTGtgatgcagcagattaaaccgctgagctgctgaacttgctaaccaaaaggtcggtggttcaaatctggggaacagggtgagctcccgctgttagctccagcttctgccaacctaatagtttgaagacatgcaaatgtgaatactgcttctgtggaaaggtaacagtgctccatgcagtaatgctgaccacatgaccttggacaatgctggatcttcggcttaaaaatggagatgagcaccacccgctagagtcagacatgattaatgtcaggggaaacttttatctttacctttacatcATCACTATCATAGTTataatcccacctttctccctgtcaGTGCCAAAACAAGCCATACAAATGCCTTTCCTCCTTATCCCACaatgtattaattattattagttCCATTTATAACAGTTTTTCCTTCAATCGGCTCAACGTGGGTCTCCTCCACCCTACTTGATCCTCATTGTAACTCTATGAGATAGGCcaaactgaggccccatctacactgacatataaaatccatattatctactttgaactggattatatgaaaaaAGAAGATAACTATAGTTACAGTCAGCATTGGGTCTGCAGTTGCTGCAAATAATGACAAAGGATCCGTGCCATCCAACACACTGCTCAGATGATCCATCATGGAACTGACGATGTAGAAGACGTGCTTCCTTTACGTCCTAATTTCTTTGTCTTAGATTCAGTGACCTGTGAAATACATAACAGTTGCCAAAGCGATCTGAAAGAACCATGAGGAAGATACAGCAAACAGAGACTATTCAGTTCTATTGAAAAGACAGTTCCACTACATTTCCTCTGTCCAGCTCCCACTCCAttaggctgaggaaagagagagggggagaaagagaaggaaaacaagaCATCAATCCTTCTGAGAACCATGTGTCATTTATGATCCTATTAgtttttactgtaattttattttaGGAGTCAAGTGGCTATTCTAAATAAGTCAGTGTGACTCAATGTCTCCACATTATTCCAAAATAAAAGTACTATTTGGGCAGCATATtgcaaaagtaaaataaatattcttCTGACAGTCCTCTTCTGACAATCTGAAAAGACTTGCAGATGTAGCTGGATTTGCCTCAGGTTTGAGATGGTAGATTACATCTGTAGTATTCACACAGCCCTGCTCATACTTATTGAATTAAGGGAAGCCTAAGCCTTTCCTAGTGTTATGTTGTCCCGCCTACATGGAATATGTGAAGAGGACAATATGCTGCCCCTGCTCCTTCCAAAGTTTTCCTTCTCAAAAATGAATATTTCTCTACACATGTAGGCTCTCAATGTGATTCGAGATCCTTTACATTCAGCAGGCTGAATGATTTCTCATTTTTCATTTCAGCAGGATAGCGAAAGGGCtgcaatggcacagtgggttaaatcactaagctgcagaacttgctgaccagaaggttggcgatTTGGATGAGCTtccattgttaggcccagcttctgacaaactatttatttatttatttacagcatttatattctgtccagCTCACCCCGAAGgaaactcagggcagatcacagaacacatacacggcaaacattaaatgccgttaaacagacaggaaAGACAACAGCTAAAGGTATTATGTAGGTATTTTTCCCCAACTTtggtgtcctggaggttgtgcttcattccagccacagggggtgctgttgctccatcctctatgatgaagaccCCTTGATCACAGACCTCCTCCTTCCATTAATCgccggcattttctggtatttcttttatggtgccgtaacaTACCTCCTCGCTTAactggtgcctaatttctctactcacagctcacagctgttttcgaactgtttaagtagacagtaagctgggcttaaGGTCGgatgctcaccccaacccaggcttcaaactgtcaaccttttgattggtaagCTGTATTGATGCTGATGATTAGCCAGCTGTGCTAAACATGGTTCtacaagttcaaaaacatgcaaatgtgagtagatcaatatgtaccgctttggcgggaaggtaacagcactccgtgcagtcatgccagcctcatgaccttggaagcaCCTATAgaaaatgccagctctttggcttagaaatggagatgagcacccccccccccccccaaagactgacttgactagacttcatgtcaaggggaaacctttaccttttggaTAGTGAAAGAGGCATATGCCACTTCTAATATCTTAGCTAGATAACATAACATTGGAACAGAGCTTAAGATGACTGTATTTCGGTATCTtttgcttggagaaaagaaggatgaaagaaggggacacgattgttgttcattcgttcagtcgtctccgactcttcatgacctcatggaccagcccacgccagagctccctgtcggccgtcaccacccccagctccttcagggtcagtccagtcacttcaaggatgccatccatccatcttgcccttggtcgacccctcttccttttaccttccactttccccagcataattgtcttctctaggctttgctgtctcctcatgatgtggccaaagtacttcaactttgtctctagtatccttccctccagtgagcagtcgggctttatttcctggaggatggactggttggatcttctcgcagtccaaggcactctcagaaatttcctccaacaccacagttcaaaagcatctatcttccttcgctcagccttccctaaggtccagctctcacatccgtaggttactacagggaataccatggctttgactaggtggatctttgttgccagtgtgatgtctctactctttgctattttatcgagattggacattactctcctcccaagaagtaagcgtcttctgatttcctggtcacagtctgcatctgcagtaatctttgcacctaaaaatacaaagtctgccacggcctccacattttctccctctattttccagttgtcaatcattcttgttgccataatcttgttttttttttatgtttagctgcaacccggcttttgcactttcttctttcaccttgattagaaggttcctcagctcctcctcgctttcagccatcagagtggtgtcatctgcatatctgaggttgttaatgtttcttccggcaattttcaccccagctttgcattcatcaagccccacacatcgcatgatgtgttctgcatacacattaaaaaggttgggtgagagtatgcagccttgccgtacgcctttcccaatatggaaacagtctgttgttccgtggtcagttcttactgttgctacttggtccttgtacagattcctcaggagagagacaaggtggcttggtatggccatcccaccaagaacttgcaacaatgtattatgatccacacagtcaaaggctttagaatagtcaataaaacagaaatagatgtttttctgaaactccctgcctttctccattatccagcggatattggcaatctggtctctggttcctctgccttttctaaacccagcttgaacatctggcaactctcgcttcatgtattgctggagtcttcattgcaggatcttgagcattaccttactggcatgagaaatatgggccactgtatggaagtttgagcagtctttcgcatttcccttttttggtatggggatataagttgatttttttccagtcagatgccattcttttgttttccatatttgctagcatatggcatgcatcaccttgacagcatcatcttttaagattttaaacagttctgcTGGAatcccgttgtctcctgctgccttgttgttagcaatgcttcttaaggcccattcaacctcactcctcaggatgtctggttctaattcattcaccacaccgtcaaaaatATCCTCGATGTTATTattcttcctatacagatcttctgtatagtctcgccaccttctcttgatctcttcagcttctgttaggtccctgccatctttgtttcttatcatagcaatttttgcctgaaatttacctccaatgtttctaattttctggaagaggtctcttgcccttcctattctgttgtcttcttccacttccatgcattgcttatttaaaaatagttccttatctcttctggctaacctctggaattgcgcatttaactgggcatatctccccttatcactgtttccttttgctttcctcctttcttgggtacttccagtgtctcagcagacaaccattttgccttcttggttttctttttctttgggacgtactttgttgctgcctcctgaacaatgtcgcagacttctgtccatagttcttctgggactctatttactaaatctagtccttcaaatctgttcttcacttccactgtatattcgctaggaatgttagtgagatcctatctaactggtctgtgtattttccctgatctctttagttttattctaaattgagcaataagaagttcgtgatctgagctacagtcagccccaggtcttgttttcaccgactggatggatgtctgtcacctttggctgcaaaggatgtagacaatctgatttcggtgttgaccatctggtgaagtccatgtataaagccgtcttttaggttgttggaagagagtattcgttatacacaatgagttttcctggcaaaattctatcagcctgtctcctgcttcattttgttcgccagaccatgcttgcctgtgatcccagttgtcatttgacttcccaccttggcattccagtctcctgtaatgaaagtaatgtctctttttggtgtattatccagtaagTCCTGCAGATCCTtgtagaactgatctacttctgcttcttcagcagctgtggttggggcatatatttggatcactgtaatgttgaaaggctttccttgcactcgaattgagatcattctgtcattttttgggttgtatccaagcactgctttagcgaatttcttattaattatgaaggctactccatttcttcaatgttcctcttgtccacagtagtagatctggtggtcatctgatgtgaagtggcccattccagtccatttcagacattctgacccccagaatgtctatctttagtcttgacatctcaccaataacaacatccaatttgccctggcttatagatcttacattccaggttcctatggtgtgttgatctttagagcatcggattcgtcgttcacctccagtaccgtcggccgctagccttcctttcggctttgagctagctgcgtcatcacatctggggctagttgaacttatcctctgctcctccccagtagcattttggccatcttccgacctcgGAGtctcatcttccaatggcataccgacatatctctggttgtactggtccatttagttttcttggcaaggatactggggtggtttgccattgccttccccagggatcacgcttgatctgacctctctgccacgaccgtccatctagggtggcccttcacggtttcgctcatgagatcattgaggtgctcaagctccagcgccgcaacaaggcggtgatcctttgctgggggggggacacgatagccatgtttaaatatttgaaagaaggtcccattgaggaggaaggggcaaagcttgtttcctgctgccctgaagacaagGATACAATGGAGCcacagattcaaattgcaggaaaataacttccacctaaacattaggaagaacttccatatggtaagagctatttggcAGCGGAATACACTGCAGTCTTGAAGCATAAAGGAGCCTCCTTGTCTGAAGGTTTTAAGAAGTGagtggatggctatttgtcaggagtgctttgattgtgttctcaAGCCTGGcaacaaggggttggactggatggcacttgggGACTCTTACAAATCTATGATTCTGCGATTCAGCAAGGTCAGGAAAACATCTGTGCTGCAGATGTTATCTACTACCTCTTAACTTACAGATACAATTAAAGCTGCAATCAGAAATAGATTTTATCATGCTTGGAGAATTACTGAATTGTTTAACTCcaatatatgtgatttatattaattgtattgtttttgtttattcctttgttgttttattgatgcgttattgggcttggcctcatgtaagctgctctgagtcccttggggagatggtgccagagtatgtataaataaataaataaataaattattattattattatcatcattattattattatagtgcttCCTCCCAAATAAGATCAGATCTTTACTGATTTAAAACAATGAGATAACAAGAAGTTCTATTACTATTCTAAACTGAATTATCATGCACAGCTTGGCTTCTCTTACATGTTTCTTTGTTGTTACTGGGCAAAAATGTGTACAGCGATGTAGCTAAACAGGCTTGAAACAGCTGTTCTAGAGAATACCACAGCTAAAAGAGCATCACTACTTTATTGTAAAAATGGAAAACAGCTGACTTTCCAGATGTTTGGAATTTCCATTCCCATAATCCCTGACTATGGGACcatctgggaattgaaatccaaaacatccaaAGGAACAAACGTTCCTCAACTAAGCTTTATTTGTTGTTCCTGTGACGTGGGTTTTCCTCCTCTGACTTCTCAGTTTGCTCGATCACAGGCCAACATAACAATGCATACTTTTTGATGCAATAGAATAGAAGAAACTTACAATTATGGGTTTGAGTGGATGGTAGTCTCCAAACCCCACAGAAACAGGCTCCAGCCTGCATGATTCTAATTCACGGGTGTAATTTCTTGGTCGTGCATGCCTGAAGGAGGAAAGTGTAAAGATCATCATTATTTAAAAAGCCAAGTCAAATAAatctatattttataattttgccTTTACTTCTCCAATCTAATATGTATCTTTTCTGCCCATTCTTGCTTTTCTGTATAATCTTTGACTCACCTTTACTGAGGCTGGACTAAAACATATCctaccaaaacacacacacatatatctaaacCATCATCCACCAgatagtctttttaaaaaatcccaagccCCATTTTGCTTCCTTTTCCCCCCCTTTGCCATTTATTTCCACTCTCTCTCCTATCCAATAACTACCTAACCCATAATCCCTTCCCTTATGCCACATTCCCTATCCCATCATCTGTGTCAGCCCAAACCCCCTGTGGATATGGAAATCTAGAGGATTTCCCTTCTTCACCCACAGGtcctttctgtgtgtgtttttccttCCCAAGGGGGATCAGCCCATCTAGCATCTAGATGTACTTGCCTTCCTAGGACCCTCATGTGGATGCCCTACTATCCTTTTCTATAATTTCATATTTTCTTCCCCCATGGGAGGCACGAGAGAGATAGGACCCCTTGAGGTTCTCATGGCCTGTGAGCACCAGGCCTCCAGTATGGGTTACCCTTGTAACCACAGCTTctcgtgtgtgtatatgtataatcTTTTCTATGCTTTTGTATCACTTTATGAAATTATTGGCGAAGTCACCAACTTGTTCTTGCAATGACCTTTGCCCGCATTTTTCCTGTCCTGGGAAGATCAGCCAACATCGTGCCAGGCTTCATTTACATTTGATTGGATTTCATCAGCTACCTCAATGGAACCCATACAACCCAGGTAACACAGAGGATAACAAGAGATCAGATGGACCACCCTTCCTTTGTGTTACTGTTTGGACACTACATGACATTTGCCAACTCAGCATGGAGTTTCCAGTCATGGGATACCATGCCACCGTCTCGGAAAGGCTATTTTCTCCCCTTTGTTATTCCCAGCCATT
The sequence above is a segment of the Anolis sagrei isolate rAnoSag1 chromosome Y, rAnoSag1.mat, whole genome shotgun sequence genome. Coding sequences within it:
- the LOC137095176 gene encoding VPS35 endosomal protein-sorting factor-like isoform X1, encoding MMDHLSSVLDGTDPLSLFAATADPMLTESTRKKCDKEESLSVGSDFEPWSSKRGDILSRYTTNEKLSINLYMGSEKGKATTPGSAVSEKVRTRLEELEDLEEEGWCMKESFPCVVILTTPCQRKLLWEQARNKP
- the LOC137095176 gene encoding VPS35 endosomal protein-sorting factor-like isoform X2 — its product is MMDHLSSVLDGTDPLSLFAATADPMLTESTRKKCDKEESLSVGSDFEPWSSKRGDILSRYTTNEKLSINLYMGSEKGKATTPGSAVSEKVRTRLEELEDLEECSKLLSDTTVIQFYPICLDNRHPGHIWKAGV
- the LOC137095176 gene encoding VPS35 endosomal protein-sorting factor-like isoform X3 gives rise to the protein MMDHLSSVLDGTDPLSLFAATADPMLTESTRKKCDKEESLSVGSDFEPWSSKRGDILSRYTTNEKLSINLYMGSEKGKATTPGSAVSEKVRTRLEELEDLEEEGWCMKESFPCVVILTTPCQS